The genomic region ctgtctacaaagctcgacttgtcgcaaaaggtttttggcaagttcaagggattgactacaatgagaccttctcacctgtagcgatgcttaagtctgtctgaatcatgttagcaatcgccgcattttatgattatgaaatttggcagatggatgtcaaaactgcattcctgaatggatttctggaagaagaattgtatatgatgcaaccagaaggttttgtcgatccaaagggagctaacaaagtgtgcaagctccagcgatccatttatggactggtgcaagcctctcggagttggaataaacgctttgatagtgtgatcaaagcatttgattttatacagacttttggagaagcctgtatttacaagaaagtgagtgggagctctgtagcatttctgatattatatgtggatgacatattactaattggaaatgatatagaatttttggatagcataaagggatacttgaataagagtttttcaatgaaagacctcggtgaagctgcttacatattaggcattaagatctatagagatagatcaagacgcttaattggactttcacaaaccacataccttgacaaagttttgataaagggatctacatgtgaagcggaatacatagctgcttcagaagcagcaaatgaaggagtctggatgaaggagttcatatccgatctaggtgtcatacctagtgcatcgggtccaatgaaaatcttttgtgacaatactggtgcaattgccttggcaaaggaatctagatttcacaagagaaccaagcatatcaagagacgcttaaattccatccgggatctagtccaagtgggagacatagagatttggaaaatacatacggatctgaatgtagcagacccattgactaagccttttccacgggcaaaacatgatcagcaccaaggctccatgggtgttagaatcattactgtgtaatctagattattgactctagtgcaagtgggagactgaaggaaatatgccctagaggcaataataaagttattacttatttccttatatcatgataaatgtttattattcatgctagaattgtattaaccggaaacataatacatgtgtgaatacatagacaaacagagtgtcactagtatgcctctacttgactagctcgttaattaaagatggttatgtttcctaaccatggacaaagagttgttatttgattaacgggatcacattattaggtgaatgatctgattgacatgacccattccattagcttagcacccgatcgtttagtatgttgctattgctttcttcatgacttatacatgttcctatgactatgagattatgcaactcccgtttgccggaggaacactttgtgtgctaccaaacgtcacaacgtaactgggtgattataaaggtgctctacaggtgtctccaaaggtacatgttgggttggcgtatttcgagattaggatttgtcactccgattgtcggagaggtatctctgggccctctcggtaatgcacatcacataagccttgcaagcattgcaactaatgagttagttgtgagatgatgtattataaaacgagtaaagagacttgccggtaacgagattgaactaggtattgagataccgacgatcgaatctcgggtaagtaacataccgatgacaaagggaacaacgtatgttgttatgcggtctggccgataaagatcttcgtagaatatgtgggagccaatatgagcatccaggttccgctattggttgttgaccggagacgtgtctcggtcatgtctacattgttctcgaacccttagggtccgcatgcttaaggtttcgatgacagttatattatgagtttatgcattttgatgtaccgaagtttgttcggagtcccggatgtgatcacggacatgacgaggagtctcgaaatggtcgagacataaagattgatatattggaagcctatatttgaatatcagaagtgttccgggtgaaatcgggattttaccggagtaccgggaggttaccggaacccccgggaggtatatgggccttagtgggctttagtggaagagaggagaggtggccagggctgggccgcgcgcccctccctcctagtccgaataggacaaggagagggggccgacgccccccttccttctctctctcctctttccccctcccgaatcctattccaactaggaaagggggggaatcctattcccggagggagtaggactcctcctggcgcgccctctcctggtcggccgcacccccctttgattctttatatacggaggcagagggcacccctagacacacaagttgatccgcgtgattatattcttagccgtgtgcggtgcccccttccaccatagtcctcgataatattgtagcggtgcttaggcgaagccctacgacgatagtacatcaagatcgtcaccacgccgtcgtgctgacggaactcttccccgacactttgctggatcggagtccggggatcgtcatcgagctgaacgtgtgctagaactcggaggtgtcgtagtttcggtgcttgatcggccgggccgtgaagacgtacgactacatcaaccgcgttgtgctaacgcttccgctgttggtctacaagggtacatagatgacactctcccctctcgttgctatgcatcaccatgatcttgcgtgtgcgtaggattttttttgaaattactacgttccccaacagacgtcGACCAATAACTCGGACGAGCTAGCGAATAGCGATTAGCCAGCACTATTGTTGTCCTCTGCAGCGTCTGCACCGAGGCCGTACTCGCGAGAGATGAGTCCGATGATCGAGATCGAGTAACCAATCGCATCGAGACGGGCGGAGCCACTGACGCAGGCGAGGGCAAGGGTTGATTCGATGGACTCGACCTCGGTGACGCGGCTGACGGTAACGTCTATGCGTGGGTGGTGCTCGAGTGCTAGGAGGGTGGGCGCCGGAGTTACCGGCGTCGGCGCCTAGCTGGCGCGGTGGGGACGTGGTTtgtgagggaggaggaggagaagtcgGGCCACAGTCGTGGGAGGAGGCGGTCGCGTGGTGGAGGAGGACCGAGATCGAGCTATGAGGGAAGGTTTGGGCGTGGCTGTTGGCTAGTAAGACGAGGGACGGCGGTGACAATTTTTCTCTGGAGAGATATGGGATTGGGAGGAGCGAGGGGGTTGGGCCTTGGGCGTGGGACGTGGGTTCCTGATCGTGGCTGCTTTTTTTATTATATCGTGGCTTTTTTTCCTTTATTGTGCGTGGGTAGAGCAGGATTCCGAGGAGGACGGGTGAAGGAAATAAGGCGATTGTGGGATGATttgaggtcgaaccatcacgatgtTTGATTCTTCTTTAATAGTAGATTAATGTAGGCTCAGAAGAACCGACTCACGCGCACACACGTACACGAGTCCGAGTCAGTGTCCGACACAACCATCAACTAGCGTAATTAACTTGACTAACCTCCTAGTCCAACACGCGTATAGGAATCTGTTTCCTATTCGGGAGAGAAAGGTGGTAGAagaatctatactactattaaacaatcaaacaagaacttctTTAAGCACACCCCACAAAGCGTACACAGATCTAATACCACCGCACGATTAGGCTCACTAAACTCAATCTAACGGTTAGCCTTAATCTAAACCATTTTCTGTGTacacttagcaatttacattgactgaccgtactccaccgtgGAGGAAAATATGAAACTCTACGCCTGGGAAATTAGGAAACTAATAATCACGGGTGCATCATATTCTAGGAAACTAAATCAGAGtgcatccatcctattaggaaaCTAATCTCAAACAAATCCATCATACTAAAAAACTTATCTCGGAcgcatccatcctattaggaagCTAATCGCGAACCTCCTGCCACCATCATGCACATCAGTCGGATTTGTTTTGTTTCATGACAGAGAAACCATATACCGCTATTTTGCCACATATATTTATTCTTATATACTTGTGCAGTTTCAAATGATCCAACATATCTGCACTCATCAAACTTGAAGACATACTGTTTAAGGCCTTATTTGCACCGCCTCTTTTTCTTTGTCTGCGCGCCTCTTTCCTCCAATAATAATAATGAATAACTTTTTCCGGATCAGGTATTACACTGTTATAAATGTTGCTGAAGCTACTCCTTACGACATGGAAAAAGAGGATGCATGCTTTCTATCTTCACCAGTTTGTAGCATGTTTCAAATTGTTGGCTCTTTCTTATttgaggattcatcatgttttttgTAATTTAGAAGCTGACCTGAAAGCTTGATAAGGTTAAGCTTGACAAATACTCTGGAATACTGTTCCttcaatttttatttttcttcctaactCATTTTAGTTTCTGTACGCACAGAGCGTCTTACATCATTGTAATTAGTATGGTTGCCAACGCATAAACATATACAAAACCATATAAATACTTTCTGTCATGATAATTATTGAATTTTTTTTAGCCCTTTTACATTTCAATTAGTTCTTGTAAATCATCTTTATTTTATATAGAAGTCGTTGTAGTCACATATCATCTTCTATTTCCTATTATCCAGAGTAGGTAGCTATATAATTTTGGCAATCCACAcaaccaaaaaatatatataattttATCCAAATTAGTACAAGTATATATTTTGCTACGCAGATTAGTAGAATAAAATAAGATTCTAGAATTAAGCATGTTGAACAATATAATTGCATCGTAAGTCAGTTTATACGGTTTTTCCTGGCTACACTCAAAGAGAAGACTACACTacaaccccgcaaaaaaagaagactACACTACAAGCCTATATTACTGCATTAATAAATAATTGCTGATTTTATTTAAATGAGAATATTTTCCTGCGATTACTCTATGAAGCAACATAACCACTATTGTGTCTCACTTTTGAAAATATAATTTGAGCGACATCAAACATTGTGTATCCATTTGATTTATATttttaaaaacaattttttttataTTATCTGAATCTCACCTGGTTTACgtttgagacgtgcgttgcacgtgcatgcttactagtcaAGGGAAATGAGCCTCGGTATTCGAGATTGATGCTTTTTTTGTGTGCTTAGTTGCAAAGCCCACTAACTATGACCAAGCACAAAAGCCCATTTAGATAGCTGGGGCCGAATGGAGGGTAAGCCCGTGATACGTTGCTACAGCGTGTCAGTGAAACCCATCTCGGGTCCATTCGCATCGTTCTCCCGAAACCCAGCGCCCAACGCCgccactcctccgccgccgcgtaACCGGAGAGATGTCGAGGCTTGCGGCCGCCGCCCTCCGCGGCGCCCTCACCGCCTCTGGGGCGCGCTCGTGCTCGATCTCAGTGGCATTTCCCTCTGCATCCTCTCGTCTCTTCTCAACCGACGCATCCGGCGCCGTAGCGGGATCACAGGACGACTCATCGTCCGGCGAAGGTAGCTCCCGCATCCCTGTGCTGTGATTCTCGTGAACTTGTGGGTATTCTCTCGTATGCTAGTCTGTTTATTCTTCTCCGGCGAGGTCTAGCCGTTTAGGGTTTAATATTCTGTTCCGCTTTAGAAGGAGTGGCGGAATGTAGGATGACGGACCATGTAGTTCATTGAGGTATGGTGGAACTCTGTTCTGACGGAGTTCATATTTTTGTAATCTGTTGCGAGCATCTGAATTTAGGGTGTCAAACGTTTGGAATGCGAATCAGAAATCCTAAAATACGAGATAGTGCTGTAATCTTACTGAGAACATTAGTTGGTTATTCGTGCCGTGTGAAAATCAGTAGTTGTTTTCGATTGAGAGGGATTAGGCCCAGTCCTCCCTTTGATTGTGATTGGAAAGGAGGTATTGGGTTGGATTACAGTGCATACAGACAAGTCTGCAAGGATGACCATTTTATCTCCTTAAGTTATGATCATGATACCGAGTCAATTCAAGGTTCTTATTTGTAGCTTTATGCCTTTTATGATTCCTGTATGTGACTTTCGAGACATTATTTTTTGGATCTTTTTGTTTCTGCTGAAGAGAAGATTGTTTTCACATTCTTGAACTGATGTAAATATCAACTGAAAAGGTCATTTGCCTTTCTCATGTACATTATTATAACTGAGTGGTCCTTCCCATGAGATCTTGAGGATGATTTACTGTTTATCTGCTGTTAGATTGAGTGTTCTTCGTTTGGGGGCTACTCCACTATCCTATTGATACCCGGAGCTAGTTGTACACTATGTGATTTGTACTGTCTTTTTGGCAGTAGTTATGCTGTTTTGCACTATGTGGAATCTTTAGAGTAATTTTTTTTCCATGGTGTAATATCTTTGCAAACTTTGTGATTCTTATATTTGAATACCATCATGGTGTACATTTCAGTAACACTTCTACTGCAACAGGCCATACCTATGGAAGGTTCTACACTAATATTTCTGGTGTCGGCCGTCTTGGCAAGAACATGCTGAAGACTGACATTATCCATTACCTTGACCAATGTGAACTGTCACTGGATGATGTGAAGATTGATTACAACAAGGGGTTTTATCCCATGGGCGCGTACGGTTTATTTTCTGCTCCCTAATTCATCTATGTATCTTGTTTTTACTTGAGCTTTTGGCTGCATATGCATGAGTGGTTTCTTCTAATGTGTATTACTGAAGTCAGTAATGCTCAGGAGTCTACAATTGGGTTTAGCAGCTCCTTTCAAAAGAAATAGCCTTTTAGGATAGCAGTTGACATGTGATCCTTGTTTTGTGGTTAAGGCATGAATATTATCATAAGTATTTAGAAGCCTTGTCTATACTTAATAGACTAACTTGTTTCCAAGTCCTTTCATGATCTTTTCATGCAGTATGCTAAAGTAATTGTTTATTTATGTTCTGTGTGCTAGCATGGCATTCACATTTCACTTTTCTGTGTTGCTCGAAATGCAGGAAACATAGTTTCTTCTTATTAATGTCCCTTCGTGACACTAACCAAGCCAGTCTTAACACACATAACTCATTTCCTCGTATATAAATATCCATCTTTATTAAATGCATGGCATGTCATGTTTAATTGCTCTGTCATTTTAAAATTGTTATGGGTTTGCAGCTAAATATAGTGTTCTCTTACTGATTTATTAATGTGATTATCAATGTGATTTTGATCAGATTATTGAAGTTTCCTTCGGTGGAATCATTTGAGAAAGCAGTCAGGCAAACAATTCAGGGTCGCATGTACAGGCTTGAGAGGGTAAGGCGACACTCTTTTTATCAGTTATCTCATTTGGTATTAGTAATTTCCAGTACACTGATATGTATTTTATTTGGATATAACAGGTGAGTCCTGATGAGTGGGAACACAAGATATCTTTGAATGGAAAAGCTGTAAGTGATAGATTTGCTTTTAAAGTTTGGTATGTGTTACAACTATTGACCATGCAAATCCCAATAAATGCAATAAGGAGAAGAagccctctttttttttctttcaatttCCAGTTTAATTGATGCTAATGTTATTGAGATCCATAATGCAGCTATTGATGTTTTCTAGTTGATTTACTTTGTTTTTGCTGTTTGGGTCTATTCAGGTACTGTTGCAAGGAGTCCCTCGAAACGCTCAAGTTGATGACATAGAACGTTTCTTGTGCGGCACTAACTATGAAGCTCCTCCATTTGAAAACTCTATCAGGTAATACTTTTGGGCGGCGGTCCTTGTTAGCCAGGATGTGATTAAGTCCATTCATCCTTGTCTGATTCCACCAATGGCTTGTGCAGAGCTGGGGTCCCCGAGCCTGTAAGAATGGTGCTGGTAAAGTTCGGCTCGAGGACTGATGCAACCAATGCCTTCATTGCTAAAAACAAGGGTTTCTGTCTGAACAATCCTGTTACCATGCGGGTTATTCAGTAATCTATCAGGTCTTATCATGTGTGTGTCACCTCCTTCCAATCAACCTAGGATCTGAAGCCCATCGGCGCATGTGATAGAGATGTGTACGCTCCATTCAACCTGATTTATTATGGGTTTTCTCTGCCACTTTATTGTACCATTTTCGTTGTCAACCTGGACCTTGTGCTCGTGCTTAGGTTGCAGGTTTTCCTGCGACGACAGAAGTAGCTAAACGAGTTAATCTAATAAATGTTAATACACACCACTTTCTTGCTGGCACCATGGTTGTATCATTATGTTGCTTAAGTTGCTGTAGAAAACCAAAAGTTGCAGCCATTGCAGCTGGATTTCTGGTGCGTTTGAACTGCGTATTGCTTAAAAATACACGCATTGTTGGGCTGGGAAAATTTTGAGGTTGTTGCATCATCCATTTGGTTCTAGATGCTGATATCCTGGGCATTAACGTGCGTATGCTGTGCTGAGAAGATATGTGGAGAATGAATGCAAAGAAATATGTTCTTCATTGGCTCTCAGTATTAGTACAACGAACGTTATGAAACGGAAACGACTGGTAATAGTAGGAGCGTCTGTGACTGGCAACAACTTGGCACCCAGGCAAAGGCAATTTGTTGTTTATTCGATGCAACTTATTTGCGTTATAGTACATAGCAATTTATTGCGCTCGCAGCATGCATTGGCGATGCTTCATCAGTCATCAGCCGATCCAAATCCAAGAGAAAACCCTTATATCTGCACGTAAAAACATCAGCACTCCATCAGTAAAACAGCAGATGTCACCATGACTTGTTTAGTCCTGCAAGTAATATTACCTCCATCCCGGATtacttggacggagggagtactactacaaCTACTTCCTTAACGAGATCGGGGCGAAATCCCTTTATAATCATAAAAAGAACATGTAAAAAAAAGTAGTCCTATGATATGACTAAAAAAACACTGGTGGATGAGCAGGTTAAACCTCCTCTCACACCACTAGCATAGTGTACTTTACTTGGTTAAGGCAAGACTTCCATAAACATTTTATGTGATACTACAAAATCATAATTAGTACAACTCTCTTCTTAAATGTAAGATGTTTTGGCAGTTTAATTTAAactgccaaaacatcttatattaatgAACGGAGGGTGTAGTAAGTACTTTCAAATAAGAGTCGAATGATCTCTATTTGGTGTGCCATGCTAAAACTACATACTAGTAAAAGCATTTCTATCATTCTTAACCAATCAAAATCCTTAGCTTGTATGTCTGGACTGAGCTGGTATTTCAGGCGTGAGATCATCATCTTTATAGCATTGACACATAGTTAATCGTTGCTAGAACGCCTTACCCCGAGCTTCTTCTTTGTGAGAGCAAGCAGTTCTTGAGGGTCGTGCTTGGTCTGCGCATACGCCGCAATTCCATTCATTTCCTACACATGTTTCCAGTTCTCATGAGTAAGTTCCTATACATAGACACTCAAAGATGCGAAAATTACATATGGAGCtggggctccatggagctcttaattcaaaaaacaatttttgaagtttaaaaagtTTCAGGAAAAATACACATGTACGCGGAGATGTACTCTACATGTTTGTACATATTCATCAAATGTGTCAAAGATTTGAGCTACCAAAAAAGAATGAAAATTGTTGATTTTTAGCACATGCATTATTCACTatcaaatccatgatttttttgaaGCTCACATCTTAACGTATTTCATCATGAAAATTTAAAAACATGTAAGACTACATCCCTATGTGCGTCAAAACGGTACACTCCTGAAAGATGTCGTGTTCTTGCTACCTTGATGAATCTCTGCATGTTAGGCCTTCCTGCCGTGGTATCGTAGTTCTTTATGTTGGCAAAGAATACTTGGAATCCATCAACAAATGGTGCATATGCGATGTCCACCTGTTTCCAGTTCCAAACGACGTTAGTTCTTTAAATTGCCAAATTCTAGCTGATATAAGGGACCGAGGATGGTCTGTGCAAAATTACCAGACTGAACTGGCCGAGAAAGAAAGGCCCATCATCAAATTTTGAAAGGGAGGTTTCTATTTTGTCCAGAGCAGCTTCTATTGACCAGCAACGAATCACATGTTAGTAATCAGCATGAATATATATTTACAGTTGAATTTCGACGAGTGTTCTTAGCTCTTGCCAGCATCAGCAGTCACTGCCCCCT from Triticum aestivum cultivar Chinese Spring chromosome 4A, IWGSC CS RefSeq v2.1, whole genome shotgun sequence harbors:
- the LOC123085510 gene encoding uncharacterized protein → MSRLAAAALRGALTASGARSCSISVAFPSASSRLFSTDASGAVAGSQDDSSSGEGHTYGRFYTNISGVGRLGKNMLKTDIIHYLDQCELSLDDVKIDYNKGFYPMGALLKFPSVESFEKAVRQTIQGRMYRLERVSPDEWEHKISLNGKAVLLQGVPRNAQVDDIERFLCGTNYEAPPFENSIRAGVPEPVRMVLVKFGSRTDATNAFIAKNKGFCLNNPVTMRVIQ